A genomic segment from Halomonas sp. TA22 encodes:
- the metH gene encoding methionine synthase has translation MAAAPSPLSTALTQRLADRILILDGGMGTMLQNARLDEADFRGERFRDWPSELKGNNDLLALTRPDVVREIHRDYLEAGADIVETNTFNSTRLSQSDYGMQELVVELNRESARLAREICDAVGEATGVPRYVAGVLGPTSRTASLSPDVNDPAKRNVTFDELRENYYEAAEALIDGGADLIMIETIFDTLNAKAAIYALEELFEARGERLPVMISGTITDASGRTLSGQTTEAFWNSVRHAQPLSIGLNCALGAEELRPYLEELSNKVDTFVSAHPNAGLPNEFGEYDQTPEEMAAIVAEFASSGLVNVIGGCCGSTPEHIRAIAEAVKEMPPRAVPKRLRACRLAGLEPFNIEADSLFVNVGERTNVTGSARFKRLIVEEDFTTALEVALEQVESGAQIIDINMDEGMLESRDAMVRFLNLIAGEPDISRVPIMIDSSKWEIIEAGLKCVQGKCVVNSISLKEGEAVFRQQATACRRFGAAVVVMAFDEDGQADTFARKTEICERAYRLLVDEIGFPAEDIIFDPNIFAIATGIDEHNNYAVDFIEATQWIRKHLPHAMLSGGVSNVSFSFRGNNPVREAIHSVFLYHAIRAGLTMGIVNAGQLAVYDDLPAELRDAVEDVVLNRRDDGTERLLEIADKYKGDGSSAEKKEDLEWRGWEVEKRIEHALVKGVTAFIEADTEEARAKAARPIEVIEGPLMDGMNVVGDLFGAGKMFLPQVVKSARVMKQAVAYLIPYIEAEKRELSTEDQQAKGKIVMATVKGDVHDIGKNIVGVVLQCNNYDVIDLGVMVPAEKILQTARDEKADIIGLSGLITPSLDEMVHVAKEMQRQGFDLPLLIGGATTSKAHTAVKIEPQYDHPVIYVTDASRAVGVASRLLAPNLKEAYVAEIRQEYQGVRERNAKRRPKAADLDYEQARKRRFRTDWASYTPPKPTFTGLKVFDDYDIQELVERIDWTPFFMSWQLAGKYPKILDDKVVGEAARNLFADAQTMLKTLVDEKHIQARGVIGLWPANSVDDDVIEVYADETRQDIVHRLHHIRQQMTKNRDGICYSLADFIAPKESGKPDWIGGFAVTTGHGVDELTKRYEAAGDDYNAIMVQALTDRLAEAFAERIHERVRKEFWGYAPQESLDNDSLIAEKYQGIRPAPGYPACPDHTEKATLFRLLDAERNSGLVLTENFAMWPAAAVSGWYFSHPQSKYFSTGKITRDQVEALAERKQMPLGELERWLSPVLSYDAD, from the coding sequence ATGGCCGCCGCTCCCTCCCCTCTGTCCACCGCGCTGACCCAGCGACTCGCCGATCGGATCCTGATTCTCGATGGCGGGATGGGGACCATGTTGCAAAACGCTCGCCTCGACGAAGCGGACTTCCGCGGCGAGCGCTTCCGCGACTGGCCTTCGGAGCTGAAGGGTAACAATGACCTGTTGGCACTGACTCGACCGGACGTGGTGCGCGAGATTCATCGCGACTATCTCGAGGCGGGTGCCGATATCGTCGAGACCAACACCTTCAACAGTACGCGTCTGTCTCAATCCGACTATGGCATGCAGGAGCTGGTGGTCGAGCTCAACCGTGAGTCGGCGCGCCTGGCTCGTGAGATATGCGACGCCGTCGGTGAGGCGACCGGCGTGCCGCGCTACGTTGCCGGCGTGTTGGGCCCGACCTCGCGTACCGCTTCACTATCGCCCGATGTCAACGATCCGGCCAAGCGCAACGTCACCTTCGATGAGCTGCGCGAGAACTATTACGAAGCCGCCGAGGCGCTGATCGACGGCGGTGCTGACCTGATCATGATCGAGACGATCTTCGATACGCTCAACGCCAAGGCGGCAATCTATGCCCTCGAGGAGCTGTTCGAGGCGCGTGGCGAGCGGCTGCCAGTGATGATCTCAGGCACCATCACCGATGCCTCCGGCCGCACCCTATCGGGACAGACCACCGAGGCATTCTGGAATTCGGTGCGACATGCCCAGCCGCTCTCCATCGGATTGAATTGTGCACTTGGCGCCGAAGAGCTGCGCCCTTACCTCGAAGAGCTCTCGAACAAGGTCGATACCTTCGTCTCGGCCCACCCCAACGCCGGCCTGCCCAATGAATTCGGCGAGTACGACCAGACGCCAGAGGAGATGGCGGCGATCGTTGCCGAGTTCGCCTCGAGTGGTCTGGTCAACGTCATCGGCGGTTGCTGCGGCTCGACGCCGGAGCATATCCGCGCGATTGCCGAAGCGGTAAAAGAGATGCCGCCACGTGCGGTTCCCAAGCGCCTCAGGGCCTGCCGACTCGCGGGTCTCGAGCCATTCAACATCGAGGCCGACTCGCTGTTCGTCAATGTCGGCGAGCGCACCAACGTCACCGGTTCGGCGCGCTTCAAACGGCTGATCGTCGAGGAGGATTTCACGACTGCGCTGGAGGTGGCGCTGGAGCAGGTGGAAAGCGGTGCCCAGATCATCGACATCAACATGGATGAGGGGATGCTCGAATCCCGCGACGCCATGGTGCGCTTCCTCAACCTGATTGCCGGCGAGCCCGATATCTCGCGGGTCCCGATCATGATCGACTCCTCCAAGTGGGAGATCATCGAGGCGGGCCTTAAGTGCGTACAGGGCAAATGTGTGGTCAACTCGATTTCGCTCAAGGAGGGTGAAGCCGTCTTCCGTCAACAGGCGACCGCCTGTCGGCGCTTCGGCGCCGCCGTGGTGGTCATGGCCTTCGACGAGGATGGCCAGGCCGACACCTTTGCGCGCAAGACCGAGATCTGCGAGCGCGCCTACCGGCTGCTGGTCGACGAGATCGGCTTCCCGGCGGAAGACATCATCTTCGACCCCAATATCTTCGCCATCGCCACCGGCATCGACGAGCACAACAACTACGCCGTCGACTTCATCGAGGCCACCCAGTGGATTCGCAAGCACCTGCCCCATGCGATGCTCTCGGGAGGCGTCTCCAATGTGTCGTTCTCGTTTCGTGGCAACAATCCGGTTCGCGAGGCGATTCACTCGGTCTTTCTCTATCATGCGATACGTGCCGGCCTGACCATGGGGATCGTCAATGCCGGCCAGCTCGCTGTCTATGACGACCTGCCCGCCGAGCTACGCGACGCCGTCGAGGATGTCGTGCTCAATCGCCGCGATGACGGCACCGAACGGCTGCTGGAGATCGCCGACAAGTACAAGGGTGACGGCAGCAGCGCGGAGAAGAAGGAGGATCTCGAGTGGCGAGGATGGGAGGTCGAAAAGCGCATCGAGCATGCCCTGGTCAAGGGCGTGACCGCCTTTATCGAGGCGGATACCGAGGAGGCGCGCGCCAAGGCTGCTCGCCCCATCGAAGTGATCGAAGGACCGCTGATGGACGGCATGAACGTGGTCGGTGATCTGTTCGGTGCCGGCAAGATGTTCCTGCCCCAGGTAGTCAAGTCGGCCCGCGTCATGAAGCAGGCCGTAGCCTACCTGATTCCCTACATCGAGGCGGAGAAGCGCGAGCTCTCTACAGAAGATCAGCAGGCCAAGGGCAAGATCGTCATGGCCACGGTCAAGGGGGACGTCCACGACATCGGCAAGAATATCGTCGGCGTAGTTCTTCAGTGCAATAACTACGACGTGATCGATCTTGGTGTGATGGTGCCGGCCGAGAAGATCCTGCAGACGGCACGCGACGAGAAGGCCGATATCATTGGCCTCTCCGGCTTGATCACCCCTTCGCTGGACGAGATGGTGCATGTCGCCAAGGAGATGCAGCGCCAAGGATTCGACCTACCCCTGCTGATCGGTGGCGCGACCACCTCGAAGGCGCATACCGCCGTCAAGATCGAGCCGCAGTACGACCACCCGGTCATCTATGTCACCGACGCCTCCCGTGCAGTGGGCGTGGCTAGCCGGCTGCTCGCCCCCAATCTCAAGGAAGCCTACGTCGCCGAGATTCGCCAGGAGTACCAGGGTGTACGCGAGCGCAATGCCAAGCGTCGCCCCAAGGCCGCCGATCTCGACTACGAACAGGCGCGCAAGCGCCGTTTCCGCACCGACTGGGCGAGTTACACCCCACCCAAGCCTACCTTCACCGGGCTCAAGGTCTTCGACGACTACGATATCCAGGAACTGGTCGAGCGCATCGACTGGACGCCCTTCTTCATGAGCTGGCAGCTAGCCGGCAAGTATCCGAAGATACTCGACGATAAGGTGGTCGGCGAGGCCGCACGCAATTTGTTCGCCGATGCTCAGACGATGCTCAAGACGCTGGTCGACGAGAAGCATATCCAGGCGCGCGGCGTGATCGGCCTATGGCCGGCGAACAGTGTCGACGACGACGTCATCGAGGTCTACGCTGACGAGACGCGCCAGGATATCGTGCATCGACTTCATCATATCCGTCAGCAGATGACCAAGAATCGCGACGGCATCTGTTACAGCCTTGCCGATTTCATCGCCCCCAAGGAGAGTGGTAAGCCAGACTGGATTGGCGGATTTGCGGTGACGACCGGGCACGGGGTCGATGAGCTGACCAAACGCTACGAAGCCGCCGGCGACGACTACAATGCCATCATGGTACAGGCCCTGACCGACCGGCTTGCCGAGGCCTTCGCCGAACGCATCCATGAGCGTGTACGCAAGGAGTTTTGGGGCTATGCTCCACAGGAGAGTCTCGACAATGATTCCCTGATCGCCGAGAAGTATCAGGGTATCCGCCCCGCTCCCGGCTATCCGGCCTGTCCCGACCACACCGAGAAGGCGACGTTGTTCCGCCTGCTCGATGCCGAACGCAACAGCGGTCTCGTCCTGACCGAGAACTTCGCCATGTGGCCGGCGGCAGCCGTCTCGGGTTGGTACTTCTCGCATCCGCAATCGAAGTACTTCTCTACCGGGAAGATCACCCGGGACCAGGTCGAAGCACTGGCCGAACGCAAGCAGATGCCGCTCGGCGAGCTGGAGCGCTGGCTGTCGCCGGTGCTCTCCTACGATGCGGATTGA
- the nfuA gene encoding Fe-S biogenesis protein NfuA yields the protein MTQNIQITDSAQDYLAELLEKQNVEGIAVRIFITQPGTPYAETCLAYCRPGEEEPTDEKLELSKIKVFLDKHSLAFLDEAVVDFNADRMGGQLTIKAPNAKMPKVNADSPLEDRVNYILYSEINPGLAAHGGEIKLIQLTEENVAVLQFGGGCQGCAAVDLTLKDGVEKTLLERIPELAGIRDVTDHTDTTQAYYR from the coding sequence ATGACTCAGAACATTCAAATTACCGATAGCGCACAGGACTATCTCGCCGAACTGCTTGAAAAACAGAATGTCGAGGGGATCGCGGTGCGTATTTTCATCACCCAGCCGGGTACGCCCTATGCCGAGACCTGTCTGGCCTACTGCCGTCCCGGGGAAGAAGAGCCCACCGACGAAAAACTTGAACTCTCCAAGATCAAGGTTTTCCTCGACAAGCACAGCCTAGCGTTCCTGGACGAGGCCGTGGTCGACTTCAATGCCGATCGTATGGGCGGTCAGCTCACGATCAAGGCACCCAACGCCAAGATGCCCAAGGTCAATGCCGATAGCCCTTTGGAGGATCGGGTCAATTATATTCTCTACAGCGAGATCAACCCGGGCCTGGCGGCTCACGGGGGCGAGATCAAACTGATCCAGTTGACCGAGGAGAATGTGGCGGTGTTGCAGTTCGGGGGCGGCTGTCAGGGCTGCGCCGCCGTCGACTTGACGCTCAAGGATGGGGTCGAAAAGACCCTGCTCGAGAGGATTCCGGAGCTTGCCGGGATTCGTGACGTTACCGATCACACCGACACTACCCAGGCTTACTATCGCTGA
- a CDS encoding SufE family protein, which produces MKPQEATPQAAQQELVDEFAMFDNWMDRYQYIIDMGKQLPAFPPEWKSDELKIQGCQSNVWMRHELEGERLRFDATSDAAIVSGLIAVLLRIYNHRTAEEIVATEPRFIEALGLDQHLSPTRSNGLHAMLKRIYDVAEKKAASA; this is translated from the coding sequence ATGAAACCACAGGAAGCGACGCCACAAGCTGCCCAGCAGGAGCTGGTCGATGAATTTGCCATGTTCGACAATTGGATGGATCGCTACCAGTACATTATCGACATGGGCAAACAGCTGCCTGCGTTTCCGCCAGAGTGGAAGAGCGATGAACTGAAGATCCAGGGCTGCCAATCCAATGTGTGGATGCGCCACGAACTGGAAGGGGAGCGGTTACGCTTCGATGCCACCTCCGATGCCGCCATCGTCTCGGGGCTGATCGCGGTATTGCTGCGCATCTACAATCACCGTACTGCCGAGGAGATCGTGGCGACAGAGCCGCGCTTCATCGAGGCGCTGGGGCTCGATCAACACCTCTCGCCGACGCGCAGCAACGGGCTGCACGCGATGCTCAAGCGTATCTACGATGTCGCCGAAAAGAAGGCCGCCTCCGCTTGA
- the hisI gene encoding phosphoribosyl-AMP cyclohydrolase: protein MSQLFKALESAATQTRYPAEQIIEAIKWSGDGLLPTIAQQHDSGEVLMMAWMNRESLLETLRTGRVCYWSRSRGKLWRKGESSGQEQHLKGARIDCDGDTLLLLVDQTGPACHSGRRSCFYVALEGEEARVISEPLIDPDALYGAKSSR from the coding sequence ATGAGTCAACTCTTCAAGGCGCTCGAAAGCGCCGCTACCCAGACACGCTATCCTGCCGAGCAGATCATCGAAGCGATCAAGTGGAGTGGCGATGGGCTGCTGCCGACCATCGCCCAACAGCATGATAGCGGTGAAGTGCTGATGATGGCCTGGATGAATCGTGAATCACTGCTTGAGACGCTACGCACCGGGCGCGTCTGCTACTGGTCGCGCTCGCGGGGCAAGCTGTGGCGCAAGGGGGAATCTTCGGGACAGGAGCAGCATTTGAAGGGGGCACGCATCGACTGCGACGGCGACACCTTGCTGCTACTCGTCGACCAGACGGGGCCTGCCTGTCACAGCGGCCGGCGCAGCTGCTTCTATGTTGCCCTGGAGGGCGAAGAGGCGCGCGTCATCAGCGAGCCATTGATCGATCCCGACGCGCTCTATGGCGCCAAGTCCTCACGCTAG
- a CDS encoding nitrite/sulfite reductase, whose product MYRYDTYDQTLVDERVAQFRDQMDRYLGGRLPEEEFRPLRLQNGLYIQKHAPMLRIAIPYGMLSSRQLRALGEITRRYDRGYGHFTTRQNLQLNWPKLEDIPDILGELAQVQMHAIQTSGNCIRNTTSDQFAGIAQDEVEDPRPWCELIRQWSTLHPEFAYLPRKFKIAVSGAAEDRAAIQVHDIGLRLWHNENGELRFRVLAGGGLGRTPMIGDVVREDLPWQHLLTYLEACVRVYNQFGRRDNKFKARIKILVKALGIEEYRRRVDAEWAHLKDGSQTLNQAAVDTARAHFIEPERREIAEQAIADFERLRGENRAFSRFVTNNVSGHKVPGYKAVTLSLKRREHAPGDITADQMDTVAELADRYSFGELRVTHEQNLVLSDVAVDEIEALWQELEALGMANPTVGTLNDIICCPGGDYCSLANAVSIPIAQALQERFEDLDFLYDLGPLDLNISGCMNACGHHHVGHIGILGVDKKGEEYYQISLGGNATDDASLGKILGPSFYREDVPDVVDKVLKVYVEQRHEDERFLDTYRRIGLKPFKERVYAK is encoded by the coding sequence ATGTATCGGTACGACACTTACGATCAGACGCTCGTCGACGAGCGCGTTGCCCAATTCCGTGACCAGATGGACCGCTATCTGGGTGGGCGTCTGCCGGAAGAGGAATTCCGTCCGCTGCGCCTGCAGAACGGCCTCTATATCCAGAAGCATGCGCCGATGCTGCGCATCGCCATCCCCTACGGCATGCTCTCGAGCCGCCAGTTGCGAGCACTGGGTGAAATCACGCGTCGCTACGACCGGGGTTACGGGCACTTCACCACGCGCCAGAACCTGCAACTCAACTGGCCGAAGCTCGAGGATATCCCCGACATCCTCGGCGAGCTCGCCCAGGTGCAGATGCACGCCATTCAGACCAGCGGCAACTGCATCCGTAATACCACCAGCGACCAGTTCGCCGGGATCGCCCAGGATGAAGTCGAGGATCCCCGCCCTTGGTGCGAGCTGATTCGCCAGTGGTCGACGCTGCATCCCGAGTTCGCCTATCTGCCGCGCAAGTTCAAGATCGCAGTGAGTGGCGCCGCCGAGGATCGCGCCGCCATCCAGGTGCATGATATTGGCCTGCGCCTGTGGCACAACGAGAATGGCGAGCTGCGCTTCCGCGTACTGGCCGGGGGTGGACTTGGTCGCACGCCGATGATCGGTGACGTGGTGCGCGAGGATCTCCCCTGGCAGCATCTGCTCACCTATCTGGAAGCGTGCGTTCGCGTCTATAACCAGTTTGGCCGCCGTGACAACAAGTTCAAGGCGCGCATCAAGATTCTGGTCAAGGCGTTGGGCATCGAGGAGTATCGTCGACGCGTCGACGCCGAGTGGGCGCACCTCAAGGATGGCTCGCAGACCCTCAACCAGGCTGCCGTGGATACCGCGCGCGCGCACTTCATCGAGCCTGAACGTCGCGAGATTGCAGAGCAGGCGATTGCCGACTTCGAACGCCTGCGCGGCGAGAATCGCGCCTTCTCGCGCTTCGTGACCAATAACGTCAGCGGCCACAAGGTGCCAGGCTACAAGGCCGTCACTCTCTCGCTCAAGCGTCGCGAGCATGCCCCCGGCGACATCACTGCCGATCAGATGGACACGGTGGCCGAGCTTGCCGATCGTTACAGCTTCGGCGAGCTACGTGTCACTCACGAGCAGAACCTGGTGCTTTCCGATGTCGCCGTCGATGAGATCGAGGCGTTGTGGCAGGAACTCGAAGCGCTCGGCATGGCGAACCCTACGGTAGGTACGCTCAACGACATCATCTGCTGTCCGGGAGGCGACTACTGCAGCCTCGCCAATGCAGTCTCGATTCCCATCGCTCAGGCGCTGCAGGAGCGCTTCGAAGATCTCGATTTCCTCTACGACCTGGGGCCACTCGACCTCAACATCTCGGGGTGCATGAACGCCTGCGGTCATCATCACGTAGGGCATATCGGCATTCTAGGCGTCGACAAGAAGGGTGAAGAGTATTACCAGATCTCGTTGGGCGGCAATGCCACTGACGACGCCTCGCTGGGCAAGATTCTCGGCCCCTCCTTCTACCGCGAAGACGTGCCGGACGTCGTCGACAAGGTGCTCAAGGTCTATGTCGAACAGCGCCATGAAGATGAGCGCTTCCTCGACACCTACCGCCGCATCGGCCTGAAGCCCTTCAAGGAGCGCGTTTATGCCAAATGA
- the yidD gene encoding membrane protein insertion efficiency factor YidD: MLRPLTWLRYPLSLSARGLSLLMIGLLKAYQYLISPLLGPRCRFWPSCSNYAVEAIQVHGSFKGGWLALKRIVKCHPGHPGGMDPVPGGPSERLCRDDPELDEHCCRPNELDSGQ, encoded by the coding sequence ATGCTTCGCCCGCTGACGTGGCTACGCTACCCGCTCTCATTGAGTGCCCGTGGGCTCTCCCTGCTGATGATCGGGCTGCTGAAAGCTTATCAATATCTCATCAGCCCCCTGCTCGGCCCACGCTGTCGCTTCTGGCCAAGCTGCTCGAACTACGCCGTTGAAGCGATTCAGGTGCACGGGTCGTTCAAGGGAGGCTGGCTGGCCCTCAAGCGTATTGTCAAGTGCCACCCGGGACACCCGGGTGGCATGGACCCGGTGCCTGGTGGCCCCAGCGAACGGCTCTGTCGCGACGATCCCGAGCTCGACGAGCACTGCTGCCGCCCCAATGAACTCGACTCGGGGCAATGA
- a CDS encoding transcriptional repressor: MFDSRPLIQQAENQCQARGVRFTPIRRRVLEMIAGTDGGLKAYDLLDKLALEHAAARPPTVYRALDFLIEQGLVHRIESLNAYVACPCPEHTHGFQLLICHKCGRVEELHLDDVNAQLSARARELGFCVERQTIELLGICDRCLT, encoded by the coding sequence ATGTTCGATTCACGTCCCTTGATCCAGCAGGCCGAAAATCAGTGTCAGGCACGTGGCGTGCGCTTCACGCCGATTCGCCGTCGGGTGCTGGAGATGATTGCCGGTACCGACGGCGGTCTCAAGGCCTATGACCTACTCGACAAGCTGGCTTTGGAGCATGCCGCCGCACGTCCTCCGACGGTCTACCGAGCGCTCGATTTTCTGATCGAGCAGGGCTTGGTGCACCGCATCGAATCGCTCAATGCCTACGTCGCCTGCCCCTGCCCCGAGCATACGCACGGTTTTCAGCTATTGATCTGCCATAAATGCGGCCGCGTCGAAGAACTGCATCTTGACGACGTCAATGCTCAGCTCTCGGCTCGTGCTCGCGAGCTGGGCTTTTGCGTCGAACGTCAGACCATCGAACTGCTCGGCATATGTGACCGCTGCCTCACTTAA
- a CDS encoding alpha-L-glutamate ligase-like protein: protein MWTTPGKLRAKGIIGMNRRNIRYIGRYNSRRLYPLVDDKLKTKLLAHEYGITTPALIGTVSTQFDVKHVTKMVAGHGGFVIKPAKGSGGKGILVIERVEGDSYIKPSGANLGRESLERHVSNILSGLYSLGGSPDVAVVEALINFDASLAEYTYEGVPDIRVIVFKGYPVMAMMRLSTAASDGKANLHQGAVGVGLDIATGTALRGVQHDRPRIDHPDTGHELSSLKIPDWETLLTLAARCYEMTGLGYLGTDMVLDRDHGPMLLELNARPGLAIQMANGEGLRPRLDLIERQPEGVDIATRVAFARRHFARKGELHEAVQACPA, encoded by the coding sequence ATGTGGACGACACCCGGCAAGCTTCGCGCGAAAGGCATCATCGGCATGAATCGCCGCAACATTCGCTATATTGGGCGTTACAACAGCCGGCGCCTCTATCCGCTGGTGGACGACAAGCTCAAGACCAAGTTGCTCGCTCATGAGTACGGTATCACCACCCCTGCACTCATCGGCACCGTGAGTACCCAGTTCGACGTCAAGCACGTCACCAAGATGGTCGCCGGTCATGGCGGGTTCGTGATCAAGCCAGCCAAGGGTAGCGGCGGCAAGGGCATACTGGTGATCGAGCGGGTCGAGGGTGACAGCTACATCAAGCCGAGTGGAGCCAATCTGGGGCGCGAATCCCTCGAGCGGCATGTCTCCAATATCCTGTCCGGTCTTTACTCCTTGGGTGGATCGCCCGATGTCGCGGTGGTAGAGGCCCTGATCAACTTCGATGCCAGTCTAGCGGAATACACCTACGAAGGGGTGCCGGACATCCGCGTCATCGTCTTCAAGGGGTATCCGGTCATGGCCATGATGCGCCTCTCCACGGCGGCATCGGATGGCAAGGCCAACCTTCACCAGGGAGCGGTGGGCGTAGGGCTGGACATCGCCACCGGCACCGCCCTGCGCGGCGTCCAGCATGACCGCCCGCGTATCGATCACCCCGATACCGGGCATGAACTCTCAAGCCTGAAGATCCCGGACTGGGAGACGCTGCTGACCCTGGCCGCGCGCTGCTATGAGATGACCGGGCTTGGCTACCTTGGCACCGATATGGTCCTCGACCGCGATCATGGTCCCATGCTGCTCGAGCTGAACGCGCGCCCCGGCCTGGCGATCCAGATGGCCAACGGCGAAGGCCTTCGCCCCCGCCTCGATCTGATCGAGCGACAGCCTGAGGGCGTGGATATCGCGACACGCGTCGCCTTTGCCCGCCGCCACTTCGCGCGCAAGGGGGAGCTTCACGAAGCGGTGCAGGCCTGTCCGGCTTGA
- a CDS encoding DNA-binding protein, translating to MARSGVQYEDVQRAIDTLLQRGESPGVQKVREFLGTGSFTTISEHLRQWRLKREENQLEPLPQALPEPIQLMVVELWRKAQESAGEGLAHYRQDADRQVEAALASARESERQAEHAVQRENALTEHLRQIQTALEERSSRLARVEAERDTLQQRHEGHVQKVARLEEQLTRLQQRNEAQSLEHQQAQAQLSERHQAQLTQEEQRHEAAESRLMQLLDDARQERQSLEKQHAHRQSQLESRLAERDQQLQELRTILAEQERLQREAAWHNQQFQDKNRELEQHLSRIESDLAERETALGQCREALREAEARLARTPLPPLVY from the coding sequence ATGGCGCGCAGTGGCGTTCAATACGAGGATGTGCAGAGGGCGATCGATACCCTGCTGCAGCGTGGCGAGAGCCCCGGCGTGCAGAAAGTGCGTGAATTTCTGGGCACGGGAAGCTTCACCACGATCAGCGAGCATCTTCGCCAGTGGCGCCTCAAGCGTGAGGAGAACCAGCTCGAACCTCTGCCTCAGGCGCTGCCGGAGCCCATTCAGCTCATGGTCGTAGAGCTATGGCGAAAGGCTCAGGAATCGGCGGGAGAAGGCCTTGCGCATTATCGCCAGGATGCCGACCGTCAGGTTGAGGCAGCGTTAGCCTCGGCGCGGGAAAGCGAGCGTCAGGCCGAGCATGCCGTACAACGGGAAAATGCCCTGACCGAGCACCTTCGACAGATCCAGACGGCCTTGGAGGAGCGCAGTTCGCGCCTGGCCCGAGTGGAAGCCGAGCGCGATACACTGCAGCAGCGCCACGAGGGGCATGTGCAGAAAGTGGCACGCCTAGAAGAGCAATTGACTCGGCTCCAGCAGCGCAATGAAGCGCAAAGCCTCGAGCATCAACAGGCCCAGGCGCAATTGAGCGAGCGACATCAGGCGCAGTTAACTCAGGAGGAGCAGCGTCACGAGGCAGCCGAGTCACGCCTGATGCAGTTGCTCGACGATGCCCGGCAGGAGCGTCAATCCCTCGAAAAGCAACACGCTCACCGCCAGTCACAGCTGGAATCGCGCCTGGCGGAGCGGGATCAACAACTACAGGAGCTGCGAACCATCCTTGCCGAACAGGAACGGCTGCAGCGTGAAGCGGCATGGCACAACCAGCAATTTCAGGACAAGAATAGGGAACTGGAGCAACATCTGTCGCGAATCGAAAGTGACCTGGCGGAGCGGGAAACCGCACTCGGGCAGTGCCGGGAGGCACTGCGAGAGGCCGAAGCCCGACTGGCAAGAACGCCCCTGCCGCCTCTGGTCTACTAG
- a CDS encoding site-specific integrase — MQGGKHVNVSTIGDGALEWDGGEAEPLLPAGHVHIVARSDIEAVGEWLSEYRHSPQTFRAYRKEAERLLLWLGDHQLSLADLKRDRLASFEAFLSDPQPASRWIGPPQPRKAADWKPFRQPLSDASRRQSLVILQGLYSWLSEAGWVSHNPFRLMRDKRRRLDNRQQGIERYLERPLWEWLWQWVNTPEQGSCRQDFIWQRRRLIFGFAYLLAPRISEIASAQMGDFLLREGRWWWRVTGKGGKTATVPLPSDMLALLEGWRRFLDLPAHPDPADTSPLLRALDGRRGLGDNQLYRLIKRAFADAADTLETQEDNALRPMARRLRKATPHWLRHTAITHQAQHGVELRYLAMSARHSRLDTTARYLHAEAEEWHEQLASHGLESTLVGGAKRTQEGESRYTGGNRNEE, encoded by the coding sequence ATGCAGGGCGGCAAGCATGTCAATGTCAGTACTATCGGTGACGGTGCGCTCGAGTGGGATGGTGGCGAGGCCGAGCCGCTGCTACCGGCAGGCCATGTGCATATCGTGGCGCGCAGCGATATCGAGGCGGTTGGCGAATGGCTAAGCGAATATCGCCATAGCCCGCAGACGTTTCGCGCCTATCGCAAGGAGGCCGAGCGGCTGTTGCTCTGGTTAGGGGACCATCAGCTGAGCCTGGCCGATCTCAAGCGTGACCGATTGGCGAGTTTCGAGGCGTTCCTGAGCGATCCGCAGCCGGCCAGCCGGTGGATAGGGCCGCCGCAGCCACGCAAGGCAGCCGATTGGAAACCGTTTCGTCAGCCGCTTTCAGATGCTAGCCGACGCCAGAGCTTGGTCATCCTGCAGGGGCTTTACAGCTGGTTGAGCGAGGCGGGTTGGGTGAGCCACAACCCGTTTCGCCTGATGCGCGACAAGCGCCGTCGTCTCGACAACCGCCAGCAGGGCATCGAGCGCTATCTTGAGCGGCCGCTGTGGGAGTGGTTGTGGCAGTGGGTCAACACGCCGGAGCAGGGCTCTTGCCGTCAGGACTTTATTTGGCAACGTCGGCGACTGATCTTCGGTTTCGCCTATCTCTTGGCGCCGCGCATCAGCGAGATAGCGAGCGCTCAGATGGGGGATTTCCTGCTGCGCGAGGGGCGCTGGTGGTGGCGGGTGACGGGGAAGGGCGGCAAGACCGCCACTGTGCCGCTACCCTCCGATATGCTCGCGCTGCTCGAGGGGTGGCGACGCTTTCTGGACCTGCCTGCGCATCCCGACCCGGCCGACACGAGCCCACTGCTGCGCGCACTCGATGGGCGGCGCGGCCTTGGTGACAATCAGCTCTATCGCCTGATAAAGAGGGCGTTTGCCGATGCTGCCGATACGCTGGAGACGCAGGAGGATAACGCCCTACGACCCATGGCGCGCAGGTTGCGCAAGGCCACGCCCCATTGGCTTCGCCATACAGCGATTACCCATCAGGCGCAACACGGGGTGGAGCTGCGTTATCTGGCCATGAGCGCACGCCATTCGCGACTGGATACCACGGCGCGCTATCTGCACGCCGAGGCCGAGGAATGGCATGAACAACTGGCCAGTCACGGCCTCGAGTCGACCCTGGTCGGGGGGGCGAAACGGACCCAGGAAGGGGAGTCGCGTTATACTGGCGGCAACCGTAACGAGGAGTGA